The Apibacter raozihei DNA segment AAATTTGCTGAATATAAGAATAAAGTCAGAAGCAAAAATTCTTGTTAAATCTGTTATTTACTGAATAAATTATATAAAAAAACGATAAATCAAAATTTATCGTTTTACTTAATACTTACTACAGGATATTTTAATAAAGGGCACTTCCAACATCTTTGGGTTTATAATCAATTTGTAGAATTTTTGCTATTGTAGCGGCAATTTGATCATTATAATATTGTTCTTTGTCAAATAGTGGAGGATGAACCTGATTACCGATTAAAATCAGCCAGGTTTCTGATGAACCGGGAATTGCAAAATAATGGTCTTTCCAATGATCTCCTGTACCTCTGCCATGATCAGTCGTAATTATAAATGTAGTTTGATCTTTATAATAGGAATCTGACTGTACATATTCCCACAATTCTCTGATCATTTGGTCATTTACATGAGCCGATTCCAAGTAGTGATTATAAGATCCGTCATGAGCAAAATCGTCCGTTTCTCCATAACCAATAAAAACTAATCTGGGTTTTTCTTTCTTGATTGTTTCCAATGCATAGTTATGGGTAAAAACATCGAATCGGACTCCCTGCCAACGTTTAGGTGTTTCATCCTGAAATTTGTCCAAAAATTTTTCAAGAAATGATGGGTTTGAAGACAAGCTATGTCTATAACCTGCATTAACGGGAAGCTTACTTCTTTCTTCATTAAATATAAATGGAAAAACATCCCATCCTCCAAATATGGCTATTTTACCTTTAAACATAGGATCCTGATTTGCAAATTCAAAGAGGGAAACATTAGGATTCCCTACCTTATTATTATTATTAATCCTTGTATCATCAGGTTTTCCTGTTATAATTTCATTATATCCCGGATAAGAAAAATGCATTCCATTTTTTACGTTAACCCTGCTATTTTTATCTCTGTTCCCAATGATTACTCCCTGTTTTTCTACTTTGTCCCATATAAAAGGAAATAAGGCTTTTCTTCGTTCTTCATCCGATTCTTTCCAAAACTTATTTTTTAGCCGTTCTATATCCTGTGTATAGTTTTTGTCTTGAAGAAGCTCCCATTCAGCTCCTCTGAATAATTCCTGCCACCTTAATCCGTCCAGTGTAATCAGAAAAACTTTATTTTCCTGAGATTGTATTTTATTACTGTCAACTATTATTAAAAAAAGGGTTATGAGTACGGTAATTTTCATCTTTTTCATTTTTTTTATTCGTAATTTAATTATTTTAACCACCAGGGAGTTGAACGTGTATTGTCATTTCCGCCAAACTGACGTTCTATAGCCTCTTTTACATTTACAGGATTTTTGTTATATTCGGTGATAGGATACATCCACCGAACCGGAGCTGATATCTGTTGTTGTTGCGGTAGCTCAGGATATCCTGTTCTAAGGTAATCCTGATAGGCTGTCCAACCAGACTGATGAAACATGATCATGTATTTTTGAGTGAGAATCTGATTTAGCTGGGATTGTGTGTTTTCCGTTTTGTATTTTACTGATTCCTGAGATAAATATTCATTCATATTGAAATTTTTAAAATAGTTCTCAGCATTCTT contains these protein-coding regions:
- a CDS encoding alkaline phosphatase family protein — protein: MKKMKITVLITLFLIIVDSNKIQSQENKVFLITLDGLRWQELFRGAEWELLQDKNYTQDIERLKNKFWKESDEERRKALFPFIWDKVEKQGVIIGNRDKNSRVNVKNGMHFSYPGYNEIITGKPDDTRINNNNKVGNPNVSLFEFANQDPMFKGKIAIFGGWDVFPFIFNEERSKLPVNAGYRHSLSSNPSFLEKFLDKFQDETPKRWQGVRFDVFTHNYALETIKKEKPRLVFIGYGETDDFAHDGSYNHYLESAHVNDQMIRELWEYVQSDSYYKDQTTFIITTDHGRGTGDHWKDHYFAIPGSSETWLILIGNQVHPPLFDKEQYYNDQIAATIAKILQIDYKPKDVGSALY